The Anopheles gambiae chromosome 2, idAnoGambNW_F1_1, whole genome shotgun sequence genomic sequence GTTTCAGTTGCTCGCGTTTATGGCTGCGGATCGAACAGTTGCCAATTCGACAGGCCAAATGTCAAACGggctttgtttatttcacgtgAAAAAATACAAGTTTCACTTTGGTTCAGTGTGTAGATGCGTAAATAGTTGGTGCCAAGTGTAGAGAAAAGTCCATTTGTTTCTGCTTTTGTTTCTGTATGATCTAGAGGCTTCAATACAAAAGCAGAATCCCACATCCAAAATGGTTAGCTCGGGATCACGCCTTCCCTTGTCGATGCTCTTGCAGACAAAAGAGGCAACGGAGGAGGAACCTCGAAAAGCATCGCGGGAAGATTGGCGCAAAGCCAAGGAGCTCGAGGAAGCGCGTAAGGCGGGTAATGCTCCGGCCGCAGTTGACGAGGAGGGACGCGATATCAACCCGCACATTCCGCAGTACATATCGTCGGCACCATGGTACTACAACACAGCAGGCCCGACGCTGAAACATCAGCGCCCCCAGGATGACGAAAAGCAGCGCTCCGGCATCGACGAGTGGTACAAGCGGGGCGTCGACACTTCCAAACCCCTGGTGACCAAGTATCGTAAAGGGGCGTGCGAAAACTGTGGCGCCTTGACGCACAAACGCGTCGACTGTATGGAGCGACCGCGCAAAGTGGGAGCCAAATTTTCAGCCAAACAGATAGCGCACGACGAGTTCATCCAGCCCACGATCGTGAGCGACTACGATGGCAAGCGCGACCGCTGGGCCGGTTACGATCCAGCCAACCATCGGGAGATTGTGGAAGAGTATCTGAAAATCGAGCAGGCGAAGCGCGAACTGCGCGCCCAAAAGTTGAAGGAAAACCCGGACCTTGCGGAGGAACAGGACGAGGAGGGCGACGAGGACCGATACGTGGATGAGGTGGACATGCCTGGTACGAAGGTGGATTCCAAGCAGCGCATCACCGTGCGAAATTTGCGCATTCGCGAGGATACGGCAAAGTACCTCCGCAATCTTGATCCCAATTCGGCCTACTACGACCCAAAGACGCGCTCGATGCGCGACAACCCTACGCCACAGCTCAACCCGGAGGAGACCGAGTTTGCGGGAGAGAACTTTGTGCGCTACTCGGGTGACATCCAGAAGCACGCCCAGGCGCAACTGTTTGCGTGGGAAGCGTACGGCAAGGGTGTGGATGTGCATGTGCTGGCCGAGCCGACGAAGCTGGAGTTGCTGCAAAAGGAATACGAGAAGAAAAAGTCACAGTTCAAGGATGAGGTGAAAAACAAAGTGCTGGAGCAGTACGGCGGGGAGGAGCATTTAGCCGTGCCGCCCAAAGCACTGTTGCTGGCCCAGACGGAAAACTATGTGGAGTATTCGCGATACGGCAAAATTATCAAGGGACAGGATAAGCCCATCATTCGGTCACGGTACGAAGAAGACGTATACATTAACAATCACACCACCGTGTGGGGTTCGTAT encodes the following:
- the LOC1278451 gene encoding pre-mRNA-splicing factor Slu7, with protein sequence MVSSGSRLPLSMLLQTKEATEEEPRKASREDWRKAKELEEARKAGNAPAAVDEEGRDINPHIPQYISSAPWYYNTAGPTLKHQRPQDDEKQRSGIDEWYKRGVDTSKPLVTKYRKGACENCGALTHKRVDCMERPRKVGAKFSAKQIAHDEFIQPTIVSDYDGKRDRWAGYDPANHREIVEEYLKIEQAKRELRAQKLKENPDLAEEQDEEGDEDRYVDEVDMPGTKVDSKQRITVRNLRIREDTAKYLRNLDPNSAYYDPKTRSMRDNPTPQLNPEETEFAGENFVRYSGDIQKHAQAQLFAWEAYGKGVDVHVLAEPTKLELLQKEYEKKKSQFKDEVKNKVLEQYGGEEHLAVPPKALLLAQTENYVEYSRYGKIIKGQDKPIIRSRYEEDVYINNHTTVWGSYWSNGCWGYKCCESMIKNSYCVGENGKAATTKPTNEVANPSETVVENDAPKMCPENQAKPPPAAVADALQTTDKQQSQQTARVASQPEGTTPVGGDNNSSDSSNSDSDSESEGTAKRGRKESKKSKKKRKKEKKRQQRREEKNSRKKSEGKAEKDKLQLALEAEEQSQRRAAELLRQDERKRPYNSMYDVKAPTEEEIEAYMMKRRREEDPMLAFMDK